The Chondrinema litorale genome includes a window with the following:
- a CDS encoding SusC/RagA family TonB-linked outer membrane protein → MSKLIFYGICLQAIFTGILLAGPGNAQSKKLEDVGVTINIQSQSLKKVFSLLETKTGFSFTYNDGIINENTLLSITAKKSNLQDVLEQIAGEAKVSFKRINNNIFVSKTETFTIKEEITIAPLPIQSKIRGTVTSGEDKAPLPGVSIIIKGTTIGTTTNLNGQYTIDASSDDVLQFSYIGHINQEIEVGNRTEISIELALDLEQLEEVVVVGYGMQKKRDVIGSVASVSSEDITKLPVSSLDAGLQGLAPGVQAVGTGGVPGAPVRILVRGTNSISAGTDPLYIVDGMPIYSSLNGLERTESTTPQSPLATINPNDIESIEVLKDAAATAIYGSRGSNGVVIITTKNGKGAGGFDFTYNAGISTIIKDPSEMGFANTSEYFTIMDETRANSGLPPFDPDINTNLFIDNPVASLTREEAMSTNTDWFDEILQKGKFQEVNLSLHNSTDKANYYISANYRDDTGILKTNQFQRFSVRANTDMNILENLTAGIRLNLAYTKNDRVKSGGGGGLQGNSGGNSGGFGQANSNALTWYPINNTNHQSGYWNPLSGNNLAANIDEDLLLDEVDQYRALGNFYFNYTIPWIKGLSVRSELSADFLQNNSTFWVSEYLREGGSSASDQNVTYNSFNYNFYATYNKSISKNFALNIVLGTESQETNQRRRFMLGEDLPSSYQQLGSPNNYLSMYSGLENERALRSYFGRSDLKFNDRYLLGFSFRRDGSSAFPENSRWANFSAVSAGWIITDEPFFHSAFFEMLKLRGSYGQTGNQNIGNNRFITTFRNDRRYLSQELLNGGTSITNLGASDLTWETTNSYDIGLDFALLAGRISGSIAYYYQDVEDMLLQVPLPLSITLDTSNPTIWANAGRMKNTGIEFNFTSVNVHTAAFKWTSTFNITTNKNEVINLTDDVDKNGQGLIASNTITRTGGKLGAYYLAEYAGIDPERGVEMIYEIDQELFDETGETVKTGNLIPATLTNVRDNKIIHEGQTGLPTYYGGLNNKFEFKGFDFSVFFTFMGGNYLYDYVTQRSHYPSRGQRMLSSELIGNSWSADNTNAEYAELRWDMAYDWDWDSENGQWVETAGNYNNETYFHDRFLEKANFIRLKNLTIGYNFPPALAKKMYMNNLRVYVSATNLLTFTNYSGWDPEAIVTNSGNLNLAPGMIYLPPLPHIKTYSVGLNAKF, encoded by the coding sequence ATGTCCAAACTAATATTTTATGGGATATGCCTTCAGGCAATATTTACCGGAATCCTTCTGGCAGGTCCGGGTAATGCTCAATCGAAAAAATTGGAGGATGTCGGAGTTACTATCAATATTCAATCGCAAAGCCTGAAAAAAGTATTTAGCTTACTTGAAACCAAAACTGGTTTTTCATTCACGTATAATGATGGAATAATAAATGAAAATACATTACTGTCTATAACAGCTAAAAAAAGCAATTTGCAAGATGTTTTGGAACAAATAGCTGGAGAAGCAAAAGTGAGTTTCAAAAGAATTAATAATAATATATTTGTCTCAAAAACGGAGACCTTTACAATTAAAGAGGAGATTACTATAGCTCCTTTGCCAATTCAATCTAAAATTAGAGGTACTGTAACCTCTGGCGAAGATAAAGCTCCTTTACCAGGTGTCAGTATCATAATTAAAGGTACTACAATTGGTACTACCACTAATTTGAATGGACAATACACTATTGATGCTAGTAGTGATGATGTGTTGCAGTTTAGTTACATCGGGCACATTAATCAGGAAATTGAAGTGGGTAATAGAACAGAAATTAGCATAGAACTCGCTTTGGATTTGGAGCAACTAGAAGAAGTGGTAGTTGTGGGTTATGGCATGCAAAAGAAAAGAGATGTGATTGGTTCAGTTGCCTCTGTATCATCTGAAGATATTACCAAATTACCAGTATCTTCACTAGACGCAGGTTTGCAAGGTTTGGCTCCCGGTGTGCAAGCTGTGGGAACTGGTGGCGTTCCGGGAGCACCAGTAAGAATTCTAGTGAGAGGAACCAACTCTATTTCAGCAGGAACTGATCCATTATATATAGTAGATGGAATGCCAATTTACTCCAGTTTAAATGGTTTGGAAAGAACAGAATCTACTACACCTCAGAGTCCTTTGGCAACCATCAACCCCAATGATATTGAGTCTATTGAAGTTTTGAAAGATGCAGCAGCAACTGCTATTTATGGTTCAAGAGGTTCTAATGGAGTAGTAATTATTACAACCAAAAATGGCAAAGGAGCAGGCGGTTTCGATTTTACTTATAATGCAGGTATCAGCACAATTATTAAAGACCCAAGTGAAATGGGTTTTGCTAATACGAGTGAGTATTTTACAATTATGGATGAAACCAGAGCTAACTCGGGTCTTCCTCCATTCGATCCAGATATCAATACCAACCTTTTTATCGATAACCCTGTAGCCTCTTTAACTCGTGAAGAAGCGATGAGTACCAACACCGATTGGTTTGATGAAATACTTCAAAAAGGAAAATTTCAAGAAGTGAATTTGTCTTTGCATAACTCAACCGATAAGGCAAACTATTACATTTCTGCAAACTATCGAGACGATACAGGTATCTTAAAAACTAACCAGTTCCAAAGATTTTCTGTAAGGGCTAATACCGATATGAATATCTTGGAGAATCTAACTGCTGGAATCAGATTAAACTTGGCGTATACCAAAAACGATAGAGTAAAATCTGGTGGTGGTGGAGGTCTGCAAGGCAATAGTGGTGGAAACAGTGGTGGTTTTGGGCAAGCAAATTCAAATGCATTAACATGGTATCCTATCAATAATACAAATCACCAAAGTGGTTATTGGAATCCACTTTCTGGTAATAATCTGGCCGCAAATATCGATGAAGATTTGTTGCTAGATGAGGTTGATCAATATAGAGCATTAGGTAATTTTTATTTCAATTACACAATTCCTTGGATAAAAGGGTTATCTGTTCGCTCTGAGTTATCAGCAGATTTTTTGCAAAATAATAGTACGTTTTGGGTAAGTGAATATTTAAGAGAAGGTGGTTCGAGTGCTTCAGATCAAAACGTTACTTATAATAGTTTCAACTATAATTTCTATGCAACTTATAATAAGAGCATCAGTAAAAATTTTGCATTAAATATAGTGTTAGGAACAGAGTCTCAAGAAACAAATCAAAGAAGAAGGTTTATGTTGGGCGAAGATTTGCCTAGCAGTTATCAACAATTGGGTTCACCTAATAATTACTTAAGCATGTATTCTGGCCTAGAAAATGAGCGAGCATTAAGATCTTATTTTGGTAGAAGTGATTTAAAATTTAATGACAGGTATTTACTAGGCTTTAGTTTTAGGCGCGATGGTTCATCAGCCTTTCCAGAGAATTCAAGATGGGCTAATTTCAGTGCAGTATCAGCCGGTTGGATAATTACCGATGAGCCATTTTTTCATTCTGCATTTTTCGAAATGCTTAAGTTAAGAGGTAGTTATGGGCAAACCGGAAATCAGAATATTGGTAACAATCGTTTCATTACAACCTTTAGAAACGACAGAAGATATCTTTCTCAAGAATTGCTAAATGGTGGTACATCTATTACTAACTTAGGTGCATCAGATTTAACTTGGGAAACAACCAATAGCTATGATATAGGTCTCGATTTCGCTTTACTTGCAGGTAGAATAAGCGGATCAATTGCATACTACTACCAAGATGTAGAAGATATGTTACTACAAGTTCCGCTTCCTCTATCCATTACTTTAGACACTAGTAACCCTACAATTTGGGCAAATGCCGGTCGAATGAAAAATACAGGTATAGAGTTTAATTTTACTTCGGTAAATGTACATACCGCTGCCTTTAAATGGACTAGTACTTTTAACATTACTACCAATAAAAATGAAGTAATTAATCTTACAGATGATGTAGATAAAAATGGTCAAGGTTTAATTGCGAGTAATACGATTACTAGAACAGGTGGTAAACTAGGTGCATATTATCTAGCAGAATATGCGGGTATCGATCCGGAAAGAGGAGTAGAAATGATCTATGAGATCGATCAGGAGTTATTTGACGAAACAGGCGAAACAGTAAAAACAGGCAATCTAATTCCAGCGACACTTACCAATGTGCGGGATAATAAAATTATTCACGAAGGACAAACAGGTTTGCCAACATACTATGGTGGATTAAATAACAAATTCGAATTTAAAGGATTCGACTTCAGTGTGTTTTTCACATTTATGGGAGGTAACTATTTATACGATTATGTTACTCAGAGATCGCATTACCCATCAAGAGGGCAAAGAATGCTAAGCTCAGAGCTAATTGGTAACTCATGGTCAGCAGATAATACCAATGCAGAATATGCAGAACTAAGATGGGATATGGCTTACGATTGGGATTGGGATTCAGAAAACGGGCAATGGGTTGAAACAGCAGGTAATTACAATAATGAAACGTATTTCCACGACAGATTTTTGGAAAAAGCCAATTTCATTAGGCTTAAAAACCTGACAATTGGCTATAATTTCCCTCCAGCCTTGGCTAAAAAAATGTACATGAATAACCTTAGAGTTTATGTTTCTGCAACTAATCTTTTAACATTTACAAACTATAGTGGTTGGGATCCAGAGGCGATTGTAACAAATTCTGGTAATCTTAATTTGGCTCCAGGCATGATATATCTGCCTCCATTGCCACATATAAAGACATATAGTGTTGGCTTAAATGCTAAATTTTAA
- a CDS encoding RagB/SusD family nutrient uptake outer membrane protein gives MKYIKIYILITLSLWATSCDNEDFFEATNPPENPWLNLSEFEKAAAGAYWGGLRSGWDNIIGGPRLVKTCQSDIARLLPGTSANIPFSEMYNRTSDFEIDKTTNAFRNAYRMITIANSGLDFINDNDGNPYPSIGESDIQNNLRRIEGELYFIRGYAYYMLSTIHLPAYNPDGSNDSEKILPIRTQFDDNLDGAKSPELGTVEDIYSLMISDFTTAKGLLPERFDAALHHASYAEGRANRFAASAMLARVYFMIGMDTEALTELDYVIDENGGDYDLSEDPIEAFNHDDESRGKEVVWYAYYADPVKSSGNTLELTSMTLQSYTATNGGLTWPDGYARITWNQFALSYDALQRVGWMVDPENGDYTITEEALEDKRFLQLYKKLEPYNPDPEADPSVYETVYSQVTTPVVWSDKYYRGKTTGFKTNIPLIRLAEMYLTRSLLRLRNGNTAGATSDLNMIRNRAGIGDLETAITEDDIHNERIKELAFEGDRTDYLRSAKLDIPPGDRSISAVPYNDASLVWQLPQRELDLNSSYQSN, from the coding sequence ATGAAATACATAAAGATATATATATTAATCACATTAAGCCTTTGGGCTACATCTTGTGATAATGAAGACTTTTTTGAGGCAACCAATCCACCAGAAAATCCATGGCTTAATTTATCTGAGTTTGAAAAAGCTGCCGCAGGTGCTTATTGGGGTGGTCTCCGCTCAGGTTGGGACAATATAATTGGTGGCCCTCGGCTAGTAAAAACTTGCCAGTCAGACATTGCCCGATTGCTGCCGGGTACTTCTGCCAACATTCCTTTTTCTGAGATGTATAACAGAACATCAGATTTCGAAATCGATAAAACGACCAATGCATTTAGGAATGCTTACAGAATGATAACCATTGCTAATTCTGGACTCGATTTTATAAATGATAATGATGGTAATCCATATCCGAGTATAGGAGAGAGCGATATTCAAAACAACCTGAGAAGGATAGAAGGCGAGCTTTATTTTATTAGGGGATATGCCTATTATATGCTTTCTACAATTCATTTACCTGCCTACAATCCAGATGGGAGTAACGATTCTGAAAAAATTCTTCCAATAAGAACTCAGTTTGATGATAATTTGGATGGAGCAAAAAGCCCAGAATTAGGCACTGTAGAAGATATATATAGTTTAATGATCTCTGATTTTACAACTGCCAAAGGTTTATTACCAGAAAGATTTGATGCTGCTTTACACCATGCTTCTTATGCTGAAGGTAGAGCGAATCGCTTTGCTGCTTCTGCCATGCTTGCCCGAGTGTATTTTATGATTGGTATGGATACTGAAGCACTTACAGAACTAGATTATGTAATTGATGAAAACGGTGGAGATTACGATCTATCGGAAGACCCAATCGAAGCATTTAATCATGATGATGAATCTCGTGGCAAAGAAGTAGTTTGGTATGCGTATTATGCAGATCCAGTTAAATCTAGTGGTAATACGCTAGAATTAACAAGCATGACTTTGCAATCTTATACAGCTACAAATGGTGGGTTAACTTGGCCAGATGGTTATGCAAGAATTACATGGAATCAATTTGCTTTAAGTTATGATGCATTGCAGCGTGTTGGTTGGATGGTCGACCCCGAAAATGGAGATTATACTATAACAGAAGAAGCTTTGGAAGACAAAAGGTTTCTACAGTTATATAAAAAGCTAGAACCGTATAATCCAGACCCAGAAGCAGACCCTTCTGTTTATGAGACAGTTTACTCGCAAGTAACCACACCTGTAGTTTGGAGCGATAAATATTATAGAGGTAAAACCACTGGTTTTAAAACCAACATTCCGCTTATAAGGCTGGCAGAAATGTACCTTACACGCTCACTTTTAAGATTGAGAAACGGCAATACCGCAGGTGCAACTAGCGATCTAAATATGATTCGAAATAGAGCAGGTATTGGCGATTTGGAAACTGCCATTACCGAAGACGATATACATAATGAAAGAATAAAAGAATTGGCATTCGAGGGTGATCGAACAGATTACCTCAGGTCTGCAAAGTTGGATATTCCGCCGGGAGATAGAAGTATAAGCGCTGTGCCTTATAACGATGCTTCTCTGGTTTGGCAATTACCACAAAGAGAACTTGATCTCAACTCTAGCTATCAAAGTAACTGA
- a CDS encoding DoxX family protein: MFISNNPLSSSVSIFIIRLVAGGSMLSHGFPKLQKVIAGEFQFADPFGLGPEVSLFMAVFAEVICSVLLILGLFTRLALIPLIITMAVAFFLIHGSDDFKVKELAFIYLCMYLSIFFSGAGKISIDQMINK, encoded by the coding sequence ATGTTTATATCTAATAATCCATTATCATCAAGCGTAAGTATTTTTATTATAAGATTAGTTGCCGGAGGATCAATGTTATCACATGGTTTTCCAAAATTACAGAAAGTTATTGCTGGTGAATTTCAGTTTGCAGACCCTTTTGGCTTGGGACCAGAAGTCTCTCTTTTTATGGCTGTTTTTGCAGAAGTTATTTGTAGTGTGCTTTTAATTCTTGGTTTATTTACCAGATTGGCGCTTATTCCGCTCATAATCACAATGGCTGTAGCTTTTTTCCTTATTCACGGAAGTGACGATTTCAAAGTGAAAGAACTTGCTTTTATTTACTTGTGCATGTATCTATCTATTTTCTTTTCTGGTGCTGGAAAAATTTCTATCGACCAAATGATAAATAAGTGA
- a CDS encoding DNA/RNA non-specific endonuclease, whose protein sequence is MRRIIIISLLCLLASCSSIQERKFLDGIVEYIESFFRKSDLEDKTSKVVRKLPISSTLKKWSTDNGFVLKANKLSISIYDRENQYLGKIVKNGKHQVITSFPLMGKKLVNPLLDARLFPNTTYKIENSIFRTDKMARVVSAEISSIPKSIINRHQLRGARENAKAMAKDGIKGVDHGGHLIAHSLGGNSGALNIVAQAGKLNTGRFASVENLIRKNRKQVKNYKVDVIYKGSSKRPVAFRQQLEFWGSEKQLQRMQKRSKDFKYVMKKDGSGKTFYSCVIYHKNPKKL, encoded by the coding sequence ATGAGGAGGATAATTATCATTAGTCTGTTGTGTTTACTTGCCTCTTGTAGCAGTATACAAGAAAGAAAGTTTTTAGACGGAATCGTCGAATACATAGAGAGCTTTTTCAGAAAATCTGATCTGGAAGACAAAACTTCTAAAGTTGTACGAAAACTACCAATAAGCTCTACCCTAAAAAAATGGAGTACCGATAATGGCTTTGTACTTAAAGCTAACAAGCTCTCGATAAGTATTTACGATAGGGAAAATCAATATTTAGGTAAAATTGTAAAAAATGGAAAACATCAGGTAATTACCTCTTTCCCGCTTATGGGCAAAAAATTAGTGAACCCATTATTAGATGCACGTCTGTTTCCAAATACTACTTACAAAATTGAAAACTCTATATTTAGAACAGATAAAATGGCGAGAGTAGTTTCTGCAGAAATTAGCTCTATTCCCAAATCAATTATTAACAGACACCAACTGCGAGGAGCCAGAGAAAACGCCAAAGCGATGGCTAAAGATGGCATTAAAGGCGTTGATCATGGCGGGCACCTAATCGCACATTCATTAGGCGGTAATTCTGGTGCTTTAAATATTGTCGCACAAGCTGGCAAGTTAAATACAGGAAGGTTTGCATCGGTAGAAAACCTCATTCGCAAAAACAGAAAACAGGTAAAGAATTACAAAGTAGATGTAATCTATAAAGGCAGTTCAAAAAGGCCGGTAGCTTTTAGGCAGCAATTAGAATTTTGGGGAAGTGAAAAACAGTTGCAAAGAATGCAAAAAAGATCTAAAGATTTTAAGTATGTAATGAAGAAAGATGGAAGTGGGAAAACGTTTTATAGCTGTGTGATTTACCACAAAAACCCGAAAAAGCTATAA
- a CDS encoding TonB-dependent receptor — protein sequence MKFYTLLFLLGIASINAIAQSGNIAGKVTDESNNPLVGVNIIVKGLKKIGTQTDNTGSFKLNEVPTGNQTLLFSYLGYNSQEIKVTVTDGATTSLSNLTLAEKSELMSEVVIEGNKTNKFYTESSAYVSKLPLGNLENPQVYNVVSAFLLKEQAVTNFDDALNNVPGLQKLWESTGRGGDGAGYFSLRGFSIQPTMLNGLPALTNGSPDPANIERIEVLKGPSGTLYGSSLISYGGLINIVTKKPYETFGGEISYTNGSYGLNRITADVNTPLDSEGKALLRVNAAYHTQNSFQDAGMKESFFIAPTLSYKATDRLSFLVVTEFLQGEQTNPTMLFLNRSNPLTVDNIDDLGYDYNRSYTSNNLTIKNPTLSFQAQANYKISDAWTSQTAISTGSAKTDGYYSYLYEYTHLFAPYISDGSVFQRLVSKQNATILSTDIQQNFIGDFKIGTIRNRMVVGFDYMEAKTINNSTGYVANGLVYMGNDPSEMVYNVVYGGTEVPNYDSGILSQPGMDALLDSAVVSNSESVNRVFGAYISDVINITPNLSVMASLRVDRFEGDPEDDDDDQTALSPKFGITYQPVLDKVSIFANYMNGFQNVAAQTVADADGSNPRIKQFDPERANQFEVGAKVNLLDNKITTTISYYDITVSNQVMSDPNNINNSIQDGEVESKGFEVDVVANPVNGWNVILGYSHNDSEILNADNLVGKRPLAAGPEDMVNFWTSYKFQGNTALKGFGLGFGLNYASEAYAINYEATGDFMFPSYTILNSSIFYEADKYRIALNVNNLSDQKYYKGWSTINPQMTRNILASFAFRF from the coding sequence ATGAAATTCTACACACTGTTATTTCTACTAGGGATAGCAAGCATAAATGCCATAGCTCAATCAGGGAATATAGCTGGCAAAGTAACTGACGAATCAAACAACCCATTAGTAGGTGTCAACATTATAGTAAAAGGTTTAAAGAAGATAGGAACCCAAACTGACAACACAGGCTCTTTCAAACTAAACGAGGTACCAACAGGAAATCAAACTTTACTATTTTCTTATTTGGGTTATAACAGCCAAGAAATTAAGGTAACAGTAACAGATGGTGCCACTACTAGCCTTTCTAATTTGACCTTAGCCGAAAAATCGGAATTAATGTCTGAGGTTGTAATCGAAGGAAACAAAACCAATAAATTCTATACAGAATCTAGCGCATATGTATCTAAATTGCCATTAGGTAACTTAGAAAATCCACAAGTTTATAATGTAGTATCAGCATTTTTATTAAAAGAGCAAGCTGTAACCAACTTTGACGATGCTTTAAACAACGTACCTGGTTTGCAAAAACTTTGGGAGTCTACTGGTAGAGGTGGCGATGGTGCTGGTTATTTCTCTTTGAGAGGTTTTAGCATTCAACCAACCATGTTAAACGGATTGCCTGCACTTACAAACGGAAGTCCAGACCCAGCAAACATCGAAAGAATAGAAGTATTAAAAGGTCCATCTGGCACATTATACGGAAGTAGCTTAATTTCTTATGGTGGCTTAATCAACATCGTTACTAAAAAACCCTACGAAACATTCGGAGGAGAAATATCTTATACGAATGGTAGCTACGGATTAAACAGAATTACTGCTGATGTAAATACACCTTTAGATAGTGAAGGAAAAGCACTTTTAAGAGTAAATGCTGCTTACCATACACAAAACAGTTTTCAAGATGCGGGTATGAAAGAATCTTTCTTTATTGCCCCTACGCTATCTTATAAAGCTACTGACCGTTTGTCTTTTCTTGTTGTAACTGAATTTTTACAAGGAGAACAAACCAACCCTACTATGTTATTCTTAAATCGTTCTAATCCGCTAACTGTAGATAATATAGATGATTTAGGTTACGATTATAACCGCTCGTATACGAGTAATAATTTAACTATTAAGAATCCTACCTTGAGTTTTCAAGCTCAGGCAAACTATAAAATTTCTGATGCTTGGACCTCTCAAACAGCAATTAGCACAGGTTCTGCAAAAACAGATGGTTATTATTCTTATTTGTATGAATATACTCACCTATTTGCTCCTTACATCTCAGATGGTTCTGTGTTTCAACGCTTAGTAAGTAAACAAAATGCAACTATTCTTTCTACCGATATTCAACAAAACTTTATTGGTGATTTCAAAATCGGTACCATCAGAAATAGAATGGTGGTAGGTTTCGATTACATGGAAGCGAAGACTATTAATAATAGCACTGGTTATGTAGCTAATGGTTTAGTTTACATGGGGAATGATCCGTCTGAAATGGTATATAATGTAGTATATGGAGGAACCGAAGTACCAAATTACGATAGTGGTATTCTTTCTCAACCGGGAATGGATGCATTACTAGATAGTGCTGTAGTTTCTAATTCAGAATCTGTAAATAGAGTTTTTGGTGCATACATCTCAGATGTGATCAATATTACACCTAACTTATCTGTAATGGCCAGTTTACGTGTAGACAGATTCGAAGGTGACCCAGAAGATGATGACGACGACCAAACTGCATTATCTCCAAAATTCGGTATTACTTACCAACCAGTACTAGACAAGGTATCTATTTTTGCTAACTACATGAATGGTTTCCAAAATGTGGCTGCACAAACAGTAGCCGATGCTGATGGAAGCAACCCAAGAATTAAACAATTCGATCCAGAAAGAGCAAATCAGTTTGAAGTAGGTGCGAAAGTAAACTTGCTTGACAATAAGATTACTACAACCATTAGTTACTACGATATTACAGTTTCTAACCAAGTAATGTCTGACCCTAACAACATTAACAATAGCATACAAGATGGTGAAGTAGAAAGTAAAGGTTTTGAAGTAGATGTTGTTGCAAACCCAGTAAATGGTTGGAATGTAATTTTAGGTTACAGCCACAACGATAGTGAGATTTTAAATGCAGATAATCTCGTAGGAAAAAGACCACTTGCAGCAGGTCCTGAAGATATGGTGAATTTCTGGACAAGCTATAAATTTCAAGGGAATACTGCTCTAAAAGGTTTTGGTTTAGGTTTCGGTCTTAACTATGCTAGTGAAGCTTACGCGATCAACTACGAAGCTACAGGTGATTTTATGTTCCCAAGCTATACCATTCTAAACTCAAGCATTTTCTACGAAGCAGATAAATACAGAATTGCGCTAAATGTAAACAACTTGAGCGACCAAAAATATTACAAAGGCTGGTCTACCATTAACCCTCAAATGACGAGAAACATCCTAGCCAGCTTTGCTTTTAGATTTTAA
- a CDS encoding TetR/AcrR family transcriptional regulator, with translation MPKILTNRKILLKASLKVFLKNGYYHTSFQDLAKACNIKKSHFYYYFSNKEDLMKEVLVYAHTYVKQKIFSLADQENKSAKEKLNDILNQLKQLYYNHHYGCLMGNTLLELSGKEPNIEKVITSYFDDFKQTLTSIYKDKNSSEAPEILANDTIAKLHGNIMFMKLYKDHSYLENAARQILEQF, from the coding sequence ATGCCTAAGATTTTGACAAATAGAAAAATATTACTAAAAGCATCATTAAAGGTGTTTTTAAAAAATGGGTATTACCATACCTCTTTTCAAGATTTAGCGAAAGCGTGCAATATCAAAAAATCGCACTTCTATTATTATTTCAGTAATAAAGAAGACCTAATGAAGGAGGTGTTGGTTTATGCGCATACATATGTAAAACAAAAAATTTTTAGTTTGGCTGATCAAGAAAATAAGTCTGCTAAAGAAAAACTGAACGATATTTTAAACCAGCTAAAACAGCTTTACTATAATCATCATTACGGTTGTTTAATGGGGAATACATTGTTAGAGTTATCTGGCAAAGAACCCAATATAGAGAAAGTAATTACTTCTTATTTTGATGATTTTAAGCAAACCCTCACTTCCATATATAAAGATAAGAATTCATCTGAAGCACCAGAAATTTTAGCCAACGATACCATAGCCAAATTGCATGGAAATATCATGTTTATGAAGCTTTATAAAGATCATTCTTATCTAGAAAATGCTGCTAGACAAATCTTAGAGCAGTTTTAA
- a CDS encoding beta-ketoacyl-ACP synthase III, producing MNAKIDSIGVYVPENKIDNTYFEKILDTSHEWISSRTGINTRYFANENEYTSDLSMKAIENLVENYDKDLSDVDFIIVATSTPDQVMPSTASQIQYRLGIKNAGCLDLSAACAGFTYGVILAKGLIATSAYKKVLVIGAETLSKVCDYTDRATCILFGDGAGAVLVEASESNHLYKPLTATDGAHGKDLYLSQQPAPVSGEVIDSNGKVHQTGRVVFKWAVGTLTQKLEELATLNNTTFEAIDWLIPHSANIRILEAVCSNLDIPTDKCLESVRNFGNTSAASIPLAWHSGIESGKIKLNDELLLAGFGGGLTFSGICLNNQIEKK from the coding sequence ATGAACGCGAAAATTGATTCTATTGGAGTTTATGTGCCCGAAAATAAAATTGATAATACCTATTTTGAAAAAATTCTAGATACAAGTCACGAATGGATAAGTTCAAGAACCGGTATTAATACCAGATATTTTGCTAACGAAAATGAGTACACAAGCGATTTGAGTATGAAGGCAATAGAAAATCTGGTCGAAAATTATGATAAAGATTTATCTGATGTTGATTTTATTATCGTCGCTACCAGCACACCAGATCAAGTAATGCCAAGTACAGCTAGTCAAATACAATACAGATTAGGTATTAAAAATGCAGGTTGTCTCGATTTATCTGCTGCATGTGCTGGATTTACTTATGGAGTTATTCTGGCAAAGGGCTTAATCGCTACATCGGCCTATAAAAAAGTATTGGTGATTGGTGCAGAAACATTGTCTAAAGTGTGTGATTATACAGACAGAGCAACTTGTATACTTTTTGGCGATGGGGCAGGAGCAGTTTTGGTAGAAGCGTCTGAAAGCAACCATTTATATAAACCGCTTACAGCAACCGATGGTGCTCATGGTAAAGATTTATACTTGTCGCAACAACCAGCACCAGTTAGTGGAGAAGTGATTGACTCTAATGGCAAGGTGCATCAAACTGGTAGAGTGGTTTTTAAATGGGCAGTGGGAACTTTAACCCAAAAGCTAGAAGAATTGGCTACATTAAATAATACTACTTTTGAGGCTATCGACTGGCTTATTCCACACAGTGCCAACATAAGAATTTTGGAAGCAGTGTGTAGCAATTTGGATATTCCGACAGATAAATGCTTAGAAAGTGTAAGAAATTTTGGCAACACTTCGGCAGCTTCTATTCCTTTAGCTTGGCATAGTGGCATCGAGTCTGGCAAGATAAAATTAAACGATGAGCTTTTACTTGCTGGTTTTGGTGGAGGTCTTACATTTTCGGGTATTTGCTTAAATAATCAGATAGAGAAAAAGTAA